One stretch of Schlesneria sp. DSM 10557 DNA includes these proteins:
- a CDS encoding metallophosphoesterase: MTWMSLGVLTLLSAGFAKLSTAGLNRFLATPRSKRTQVLVEVPQLLSIPLYPLVLTLSLGNRTTSLGQFHWQSLNLWEAGLVALGCLGFVFLVRSTLKFQLYQPPRCEISSETCILDFRTKFPGPATASGDAAAAEHWHHALVGQKPMRGIALLPGNEQFTLEVSTKTYTLPRLPLEWDGLSILHLADTHFLGGVKRTYFEGVCEEANGLKPDVILFTGDLLDDLSTLDWLPSTFGRLRAPLGKYFILGNHDWLVGAERIRAELQRQGWIDLASQCIELRSPEKARPLILAGDETPWMGTHPDLSQVDPSHFRILLSHTPDNITWATEQGIDLMLAGHTHGGQIRLPILGPVYSPSRFGCRYASGVFWIDPTLMYVSRGISGREPVRYNCVPELTKLVLKCGIPS, from the coding sequence ATGACCTGGATGTCGCTGGGCGTGCTAACGCTGCTGTCGGCTGGATTTGCCAAACTGTCGACTGCGGGGCTGAACCGCTTTCTGGCGACCCCTCGATCAAAACGAACACAGGTTCTGGTCGAAGTTCCCCAACTGCTGAGCATTCCACTCTATCCCCTCGTGTTGACCCTCAGTCTGGGGAATCGCACCACCAGTCTCGGCCAATTCCACTGGCAGTCTCTGAACCTCTGGGAAGCGGGATTGGTCGCGCTGGGATGCCTGGGATTCGTATTTCTCGTCCGATCGACATTGAAGTTCCAACTGTATCAACCACCGCGGTGCGAGATCTCGTCAGAGACCTGCATCCTTGATTTCCGCACGAAATTCCCTGGTCCCGCGACTGCTTCGGGCGACGCCGCTGCGGCGGAACACTGGCACCACGCACTGGTGGGACAAAAGCCGATGCGGGGAATCGCGCTGCTACCCGGGAATGAGCAATTCACGCTGGAAGTCAGCACAAAAACGTACACCCTGCCACGACTTCCCCTCGAATGGGACGGACTCTCGATTCTGCATCTGGCGGACACCCATTTCCTGGGCGGGGTCAAACGGACTTACTTCGAGGGAGTGTGCGAAGAAGCAAATGGACTGAAGCCTGACGTCATCCTGTTCACGGGAGACCTGCTGGACGATCTTTCCACCCTCGACTGGCTTCCCTCCACGTTTGGTCGACTTCGCGCCCCCCTGGGCAAGTACTTTATTCTGGGCAACCACGACTGGCTGGTCGGGGCTGAGCGAATCCGTGCGGAACTGCAGCGGCAGGGCTGGATTGATCTGGCCAGCCAGTGCATTGAGCTGAGATCACCCGAAAAGGCCCGTCCGCTGATTCTGGCTGGTGACGAGACCCCGTGGATGGGTACGCATCCTGACCTGAGCCAGGTGGACCCCTCGCACTTCCGTATCTTGCTCAGCCACACACCTGATAACATTACCTGGGCGACGGAGCAGGGAATCGACCTGATGCTGGCGGGTCACACGCACGGAGGCCAGATCCGCCTGCCGATTCTAGGACCGGTCTATTCACCCAGTCGATTCGGCTGCCGCTATGCCTCAGGCGTGTTCTGGATTGACCCGACGCTGATGTATGTGTCGCGCGGGATCAGCGGTCGTGAACCCGTCCGCTACAATTGTGTTCCCGAACTGACGAAACTGGTTCTGAAATGCGGCATCCCGTCGTGA